The window TAGcatacaatatcgatataatgtCCAGCCCTAGTTTATGGTAATTGTTATCTAATGGTGACATCTTAACAGATGGATAAAATTGAGTCATTGCTTGCCTCTTTGCTGTCCACTCATATGGACGAAACATCTTACTAAACTACTAAAAAAacttatttataaacataaaaatgtaacaCTGGTCACGCTAATCTGCATTATTTAGCCGCACGTGAAAACATAACTTACTTATGGATGGCTATGGTCGGATCATATTCCGTGTCAGCATATATAAAACACATTGTACGGCAGTTAAGATGTCAACATTTAACATCGGCTCATATAATGCCGTCCTACACCAATACAATTATTCGACGGCAAACAGTGTGAGTCTTAACTGAAATTTGAGCTATCATTGatatcaagggacatttagctAGTACATCAGCTGTAGCCAGAATTGAGCCAGAAACAACGTAAAAGCACCTCTGCAAAAACTGTACCACATTTCTAGCTATTATGTCCGACAAGCGTGTACCTACCCCGTGTTTCGTGTGTGATCTGGCTTTTGAACAGAGCAAGGTAACGTTACTGCAGGGAGAAGAGCTAACTTTAAACTAATGTAATGTTACATTAAcacttagctaacgttaacgctaCTGGAAAATATAACGTTATGGCTTACGTTAGAGATTAAGAAAATCGTAGTAGAAAATCTAGTTCTATGTTCGGTTTTACCAACCAAATAACAAAATCAATTTTAGCTAAtttcgttgttgttgttgttgttagctGTTTTGCTAGCCTGCCATTTAACGTTGGCACTGGTGAGTTACTggttagttaacgttagctgttagcacGCTGACAGCTGTTAGTTGTATGCTAACCGTGATGCATTCACTGCTCTGTCAACGAACCGTTTACGGGAGATTAAGTTGGTAAATGTAAATCTACTtaataacaaacaacaaacatcgACAATGAAACTATATATAACATTACTGTGCACCTGAAACACCAACACACCAATTAATAATTCTTGAATTTGAAATAACTTGTATGTAGCTAGTTTAAGACAGAAGTAGCTAACTTTGCCAATTCACCTTTCAGCTTAACGTTACATATTAGCTTAGTTAGTGTCTGATAGTGACAAAGACACACTTATGCTTTCCATACGCCAACGTACCGTAATGTTACTaacgagtttttttttttatctaacgTTACCATACATTggaattgtttattattattattgaccaCTGTTTTACATTAGCGAGTATAGCTAGCTATGCCTTCTCGTAGGTTACTGATGTAGCCTTGCTAATATCGAAGTAAcgttagtaaaaaaaaaaaatatatatatatatatatatattattagctATTAGTTACAGGCTACTCATTTTATCTCGTAATCCAATATATTTTACACAACAAGATTTAAGGCACATTCCACTGACTTTATCCCACGTTGCTCTCGGTTGAATGCAGTTTTGACAGGCTAGCTAGATCCACCAGAGCAGGCCATCCATCCAAAAACACCAGggactcttcttcttcttttaatttCAGGCAGTCTAGATGCCCTTACGGCACATTGCTGCCGCCCACAGGCCAACATATATTCCCATTTAGTATCCTGTTTCCATAGGAAAATTCGGTTGTTTTGATGAATTCTAGGACAGCTTTAATTGTCCTAGGTTGGTTCTCTGTAGGATTAAGAGGTTTTTCAATGATATTGGTTTTGTGTCCAGGCTTTTCACTACTGCGtacagtctctttttttctgtgaatccAGAGCATTCCATTAGTAGATGTTTATCCTTATgttgatcctttttttttttttcaagtccCATGCCATTCCACAATGCCCCAGCCTCAGCCTGGTCATCATAACTGTatgtcttctttccttccccaAATAACAATGGCCCTTTATCACACTTTTCTAAATGCTGTAATAATGCCGCCCCTTCTTTCCCCTCACCCACTCCTCCTGCCACACAGCCATGATGCTTTTATTAATGAAGGACCTACACTCAGTTGACCCTAACTTCACTCTCAAGTCAGCCTCCCTTTTTAATGCCCTTTTTCCTGCCCCATCAGCAAGCTCATCCCCCTCTATCCCCACATGGGCTGGCACCCACAGGAACTGACTGTCCTGCCTGCTCAATTCTGAATAATGTTGTAAAAGCTCTACCATGAGATCAGACCTGGCTGGCTCCAAACTTTCCTTCCGTCAGTGTCATCAAAATTGATGCAGTCTGAGCATATCACTGCTCTCCCTGGTTTTAACTCCTCTACCCACCGCAGAGCCCATATTATAGCCATCAACCCTGTTGTATATACTAAAAACCCCTCAGACAGTCGCTACATATTATTATCTCCAAATGTGGGATGTAAAATGCCAACCCTGAAAACCCAGTTTTCGGGTCTTGAGCCCCGTCTGTATACATTTTGATGTACTGTCCCCAGGTGTTCCTTAGCCTTTCCCCAACTATTTCACCATACGCTGCAGTGCTCTTATGTGATTTTCTTGACTCTAAAATCAATCTCTGGCGTCGGGAAAATCCATGGGGTTATAGCTGGCCAGTGAACTATAGGGGCAACCCCCTCCTCCCCAAACTCTGTCCTCTCCATATCCTTATTTACTTTAAAGATAACAATCCCTCTTCACTTTTTCTCCTCCCCATTCCCAAGCACTTTCCATAGCTTCCATATGTTTTCCCCTTGGTGTCCCCTCAGTTTAGATAAATATTGCAACTTGGATCTTCTAATTTCCAATGCGGTCTTCCCCCATTTCTACAAGTAGGACGGATTTGAGGTGGTACGGAAGGCCCCACAAACGACTCTCTATGCTCTTGCCTGCACTACATCCAATCTCTTGAAAACTGATTTAGCTGCCGTGCCataacataaatacacataatcTAATCTCGATCTGACCATTGCCCTGTAAATCATCAATTGTGTATCCTGGCCATCACCCCACTTCCTGATAGGGACAGCATcacatttattactttttcacaCTTGTTCACAATGCTTTTTACATGCTTTTTCCATGTCAGCCTTTCATCACAAATACCCAATAATTTAAACTCTTTCACTCTCTCAATTGCCTGtccatacatatataaaatccCCACTTGCTTCCTCAGCCCCACTTATTTTATTCAATGCCTCCTGTATTTTCTGTTATGTGTTTGACATTTATGCCTCTTTTCCAAACTGTTCCATCATCTGCCAAACCCCGGTCCAATGTCTTTAAAGATGTAATTTACCATGACATTGAAGAGCACCGGAGATTACGCTTCCCTGTGGTGTTCCATTTTCAATGCATGTGGCATCCACTAAAGCCTCTTCCACCCCAACCTGAATTACCGTTTTTTTAAAAGTCCTGTATCCAGTTAAGCATACACCCTTGTATCCCTGAACCATACAGCTTTATGATTAGCCCCTCTTTCCATGTCATAAGCCTTCTCAATATCCAGAAATACTGCAATTACTCCCTATCTATTTACCAAGGCTTTCTTTACATCCGATTCCAGGGAGATCACAGAGTCCATGGTGTTCCTACCGCTGCGAAAAACACACTTTGCATTCGCGTGaattagagcttagatcgggcccaaaaaatcaagcccgaccctacctgagcccgtgcacgttgtgtccgagcccggcccgacacattaactgtaattatgagcccgagcccgagcccgatttaaacccgacaattttttaatacgtgggccgttataactgacgttctcaaatacaattccgagttgtttgaactacagaaatctgttaaGAATTATCTTAAGGACGAAGCAagtaaactgcgctgtttgtttattcagaatggaatggatcgcaaatggatccgaatgaagaaacgtaaaaaaaaaactcgaccCTATCTCCATCAGctgaatagtgtgggtaacaggtcaacgcagcaacataatcaaagccctggaaccatattgGAGacttcttgtctcgatcacctaattaatactgtccttcgccacggtctgcatgctgacgcactggccgacaacagtgctgcagatgggggagacatgtagcacagtttacctcacactcaagtcagtgcaggacatacacccagagctacgggagaagccggagaggcatagctttctccccaccaaataaggctaataaagtaatgattaaaaaaacacaaatgcttgatcaagggctcGGCTCGGCCAGGTCCGGCCGACCCGATCATAGCGGCGTAAAATATCGTCCCGGTTCGGGCTGGGGCAGAGAATTTAAACTCTAGCGTGAATCATCCCTCCTACTCCAGTTTATACACTATTCTATCTGTCACCATTCTTTCCATTATTTTACACATCACTGCCCTCAGTGCAATAGGTCTATATGACCCTCGATGTGCAGCCTCTTTCCCTGGCTTCAAAATTGGGACCACTACTGCCTTCCTTCTTCCATACATTATTCATAAGTGCTGATATTTCTTCTAAAACTGGATCACCTAGTCTCTTAAATATCTCATACCTTATCATCTACCACAATTTTAATAGCATCTGACCTTTTGGTTATATTTCTAGCTGCCTGTGACTGTTTTTCCTTTATCTGCATTGTTCCTCGTTTTTTCTGGCAGTGAAGGAACACTAGTCCCCTCTGGACTGTTAGCGTCCACTGAGCCCTTCACTTTTCTTAAGGCATCTGCATAAGACATGTTCTCTCCAGCTCTAACTTTGTTCTCTCCAGCTCTAACTTTCTCCACTTCTACAGCTGTTATATGATGCCCACCACACCCCCTGAAAGAAGTTATATGGTTACCATCACAATTGCAACACTTTGTTTCCTCAACCTTGTATTGTGCAAAGTCATGGTCCCCCCCACACTTTCCACATCTCTAATTCCCTCTACATGCAGCTGCCACATGCCCAAACCGTTGGCACTTGTAACATCGCAATGGAGGACGTCTGTACTCTCTCACCGGGAAACTCATATACCCAATGTATACTCTTGTTGGCATGGTTTCTTGCTTAAATGCCACAACACAGCTGTGCCATCTTTTTTAAACCTACGGGTAGACTCAATCTCACCTCCCTGTTTAACTATGGCACTCTCAGTGATTTCAGTGTTAATGTACATTACTCCCTTAACATCTATACCCGCAGGAACAAAGCATTCAAATGGCTTGTTAATTAAATGGCGGACTCTTttagcatttgttttctggCCCTCTTACAGATATTCAGAATATTTCATATTACATTCTCACATTAAGTACATTTCCCATTTTATCCTTTATGTCTTCAGACAGTCTAGAGGGTTTACAGCTTTATCACTCTTATCTTTAAACTTAACACCAAACTTAAATCCTCCATCACCAAACTTTGACATCTTCCTATTGTCTTGGTCCCCGTCACCCTCACTTGATCTATTTGAGCTGTCCCTTTTCTTTCCATCTTCACTCATTTTGTTGCCCTTTCTCTCTTGGCTACCTCCTGAAGCCATCCCAAAGCTATCCCCTCACCGGGAGCCTGGTTGGATTCAGTCCCAAAGTCCCGCCTATTGTCCGTATAGTTTGGCAACCGTAACAGCAAAACCTGTCAAATGGtacaaaacacaccaacacacgcTGATTCAAACTGAATGCTGCTGTCACTTCCTGATCCCCTGCTTCAGCAACAAAGAAGCAGATGTATTTTGCAAAAGGTTGTTTTATTTGCAGTATTTTCTTACTAGAAACACAACCTCAAATGTAACATAACTGTTATTACACAAAGCATAGCAGCATGGCCGttgttttttcttattatttcaaAAAGTCTTTGGAAATATGCGTCAAACAAATGCTTGTAATAAATGCTATGATGGTCCTTGCTTAgtctgcttgtgtgtatgtgctgcatCAGAGGAGCCTGTTTGTAGGCCCTCATCTAATTTAGATCCGGAGCACTGAGCCCAGCCCTGCCCCAGCTTACagtgtatctgtctctctctgtctgccagcGTCTGCAACTTGGATTCAAGtttaacacaaaacatatgataaacaaatactaaaatatattataatgcATTGTTAGAAGTTATACATCACAGGTGAAGACTTTGTGACTTGtaaatgagtacttttacaaAGTACTTCCTCCACAAGTAGAAGATTACTAAAATATTGCAGTATTATTTCTCTGCAGTAAGCACATAAATGAGCGCAACAGCACGAGAATCTTACAGGCGAAAAGCAagagtttgttgtttttctgttgcataTGCTGTACTGGgtaaaaataaatggttttacAGAAATGCCCAAGATATGTTTGAGGTCATTTAGAAACAGTGCCTCCATTAcatttgtccaccagagagcactggAAGTTCATTTTTGAAATGCAATATGTCTTGGTAAGTACAAAATGGAGTCATAATTCTTTAGAGAACAATGCATTCTCATTAAAAATGTTTGGGaatgtgtaaaaaataaataaaataatggcCCATATATCTTTATCAGATTTGTGTCTTAAATGTCAATATTATAATTGATATTTTGACTCTGTAGAAATAGCACATTTTCTATCCGgtataaatatgtaaattgCCCGAGCATTGCATgataaaacattcacatttattCATTAATCTCTTCATCCATTCTTTGTCTTTCAGAGTCTTCACCCTTTAGCTGTGCACTTTGCAGCTCCTGGATCAGTACTGGAAGAGAAGAACAGAGTAATATACAAGTATAACACAAAACCATTCTTTGAATATTAATAGTTTATACAAGCTTCATAAATAAACCGAATGACAACAGGCAGCATACAAGTTAGAACTCACCTGTGATAATCTGCTCCTTCACTTTTTGAAGTTCTTTTTTCACTTCTTCAATAATTTCCttcaaacacacagatatatgCAGTACCATAAGACCTTGGCAATACAAATTCATACTTGATAAATCCTACATCATAATTAAAGTCAATCAATATTTTAGTAAACAGCCTTAAAGCTATATGATAACATGGCACAATAGTGGCatcctgacaaaaagttatgaCTTTGCAACTGCAGTGTGTTGTGCTTTTGATGACAATACTCCctggtaaaaacacacacagaatcttACAACATAACATCGTTTTTAGCATTTTTGTTCATTATAAACAAACATACGGAAGAGGatttagggccacatgtgaaaaatgtatttgagttctgagtttaatttacttttttctcagaattctgactttaaaaacagaactcaataaatgttttcacatgtggccctaatcctcttccgtacaaACACCACATTTCCTGTGCCACACACAGAAAATTATGTGGTTTTAATTCATTAAAGTAATAAttctgctaaaaaaaacacagagtttTACTGTTATTATATGGAGTTACAGAATATTGTTGAACGaatgttgaaataaatcaacCAACCTGTTTGATTCTTTCCATGTCACTATCACTTCCTGCACCATCTGAGTTCTTTTTCACCACCTTCAGTCTAAGATagaaaaaacaatgtttacCCTTAGTCAAAACCGACTCTTTGAGCTCAAGAAGGTATTTTCAAATAGACAGCTGGCCAGGAGAAGCATACTCTATTTCCCACAGAAAGAACAAAAGCATTTTATAGGTATTGGGAAATCTTAgtagagtgagagaaagagggagacagaacATCAGCAGTCAACAGTTAAAAACAGTAAACATAATCAGTGTTTAGCATGGATCTTCCATTGTCCCAACAACTGCTTATACttcaataagaaaaaaacactttctcaagtcttaataaatacatttaaaccaGAACCTGCAGCTAGTATAATTTAACTGAATTACATTTGAATGTCCTGTTCTGCTTGTTAATAGACTGGAGTCCAAACATTACTTGGGTAGACCAATGCTAATACTCATTACTGCTCTAATATTTGGACTTCATGAGCAGAAACTCCCTAGGTTCATGTTCATGCCCTcaagaaagaaatgtaatgaATGCAGATGCAGGGCTCTATCATGACAACATGTTGTGAGAAGACTGTCATCAAAGCAGGTTAGAAACAAGTTTCAGTCTCTTGCTATATTTACAGCCTCCGACATAAACCACCAAATGTCGAGTGCTTAGTTGTTGccatgagtcatttttttagCAGCACACCACACTAAAACAGCAGTGGTATGAATGCAGAGATAATTTCATTGGCTCATACTGTAGTAAGCATACAAAGCAGAGAGCACCGAGAAGTAACATCTTGGGACAGGAGGAACCTTCGCGGCAGGTGGGGACAAAGGGGGGACTGATACCTGGACACTGGGGTAGTGGCAGAGTTAGAGGAGGACGTGGAAGTGGAGGAGCTGGAGTCCTTTTGATTGTTGGTTATGGATTTGGGCCTGTTGCAAAAACATGCAGATCCTTTAAGACAGCTGCTAATTGGATTGTATGGATAGCTCAGGGAAAACTGTTATTTAGCACCAAATATGATAGGTGTCTGTggaatgtactgtaatgtaacgATCAATCATGTTATATAGTGAAAGTTTAATGGATCAGGTTCTCACTTTGGAATGGTGGCAGATTTTTCTTTGGGTTTTCCATTGATTTCTGATGAAATATAATTATATACATTATTACTGTACATGGTCATAAGATAAAACTTAATGTGTTATGTTAATATTTGAAGCATTAACTATTCTTAAGTTAAGCCAATATTTGGTTGtcaacaaagaataaacaaTTAAGTAGCACGTTGATTTGAAAACCATATATGTATTGTGATGATAAAACAATactaatacagtaaaaaaaaaacatttatttggcTGTTTCTATGGGGAAAGTGACACTACTCACCTCCTGGTCCTGAGAATTTTGATATTGAGGAGTCAGAATCCTCCTGTCATGTACAGACAAAGTTATCATACACTTAGATTTTACTGCTCATTCTACAAATATTACAGAATGCTGAGTGGAAAGCAAATATTCATGAAATCACTGACTTACATTGTGAGGTTCTACATTTGCAGCAGGATTATCAGCAGCTTTCCTCCtattttaaaaagttgtattaaaGACATTCAGAAGTCCCTAGCATCAGATCATCACACCCATATGTGTCTCTTAAGTAATATCTTACCTCCTAGCAAGCATGGCACTCATTTCTCCCATTAGAcaccctcctccacctccacccgATGAAGATGCTGATTTGGGGGAtggagctgctgctcctcccTCATCctggacacacaaaaacacctcCAGTCACTATGTTCACAGAAATTTGGTTCATTGATCAGCTTACTCAGTCTGTCATTTAGGGGAACATGAAAAACAATATCATCCATGATTTCTGTCAGGCTACATCTTTTTCATACAGTCTTATCAGCAGAGCAATTGTGCATCATGGTAATTGCATTGGTGGAGTATGCAAAGGAGAAAATGCATGTACCTTACCTTGACTGTTTTACGCAGTTTTGCTCCTGCCAGAGCTGCAGCCAGATCATTtccacctccacctccgccACCTCCACTTCCTCCAGCAGGGGGCGGGGGTGGTGCAGGTGGGACCATACCCCCGGGAGGAAGTGGTGGTGGAGCAGGTGGGCACGGTCCAGAGGAAGGTGGTGGAGGTGCAGGTGGGCACGGTCCCGAAGAAGGTGGTGGGGGTGTCGGTGGGGTGGGTGGAGCGGCCGGCGAGGCAGGAGGAACAGCAGGGGCAGCTGCAGCAGCGGAGCTCTGCCACTCTCTCTCCAGATGCCCCTTCTCCTGCTGTTCCTGCCTCTGTCGCTCTAGTCTGGACAAAGATCGGCAGATAATTCTAATGTTGTGAAGCCTGGGAGCTTTTAAAAGCTATTTCGTATTCATGTATGGCTTTTTCCACAGCTTTTTTAATTCTGTGCAAAACAGTGCAATTTAGCACTGGAATAATTAGttttgattaatcatttatgAAGCACAAGAGCCTACACAGGTTACATACATagcttccagcttctcaaatatgtGGATTATCAGGTAACCATTGTAAACAGAATATCTTTGAATGTCGATTGATAAATACAATCATTCTGGCGTCAACTTGGACTTTGGGATATGGtgacatttttcataattttctgAAAAGGTTCTAAATAGATAACTGAACAAAATACACATGAGTTGCAGTCTCAGTATCATTTATAATAAACCGTACCTTTTCTGGGGCTCCAGCTCGTGTGCAGAGGGTCCATTCTGAGGGCCTggacaaaaacattgttgtGTGTAATTGATACGTGTGCTCCTCTGAATCAAGACTATTTAAAATAAACGAAAGCAGTAGATGCAAGCATGGTTGTAGTCCAGCCCAACTAAAACCCAACTAAACTAGATACATTTTGATAGCATACATTGTATATGTTATCAAGCTGATAAAATGTCCATTTGCACAAGTAACCTACGTTTGATGCAAATAATTAAGCACATTTGATTTTAGCTTATCAGTGAGTTGTCACTGACTGGAAAAACATGTATTACTCTTTTAACTGAGCAAAAGATATGGTGATGCTAAAGATTACAGCAGAATTTACACAGAAACACTTCAAACTGCCTGACTTGGATTTAATGTGCCCTCTTGCCCTGCTGTGTTTACCTGCGCCTGCTGGTGCACTGAGAACCTCTAATGCATGCATCATTGAGTTGGCAAAAAGGGCAGCATCCTCCTTATTGCCAAAGTTCAGCCCCCACACCTGTTTGGGATCCCGCCACTGGTGGAAACTTGGTGTAGCTTGATTATATTTTATACCTTTGATAATGGGACAGTTGATCACCACCTGACATGAACAAAAAAGCACAGGATATTGACTGTATTGAGGATTTGAGACTTTGGTGGTCATAGCTTATTATGTCATGTACAATGAAATGCAACTCAATGCAATTTGGACAGAAAGGCCAGATGTGAGTTGATTAAAATGTATGATAATTTGTTAGTTTATATTTTTCACACTTGAATTGCATTAGACTCTTAGCTGTAAGTAATATATGTTGTTTTCCATGTGTCATCTAGTACACATCCAGTACAATGTGACTAAAATCCACTAGATGTGATGATACTGTATTGTTTAAAAGGAGCACAGGAAATAATTTCCCAAAtgattttaaacaaaacaacatcacATCAACTTTGATTATTTAAGCATTGCTGAAAGCTAATCGTTCTCTGATGTGTGTTGTAAGTGGAGGAAGTAAGAATCTTCAATTCCACAGcaacgtgcatgtgtgtgcgtgcgtgcgtgtgtgtactcTTGTCTTGTACCCGCTGGTCGGCCTGCAGTTTGCGGCCCACTACTCTGAAGGTGTTGGCCACAGGGTTGTGATAGATCTGGACGCGGCTGAAGGAGGGACTGTCAGATCCAGCTGGCACCCACCGCTTGTTGTTGTCATCATACAGCATGACTGTTGCCCTCACTTGGCAGATACTAGACTCACTGTGGGAAGGAGAAATTATGAGAACAAGAGTGTGGAAGGAAGTTGAGAGCAAGAAAATATAAATCCAGGAAAACTAGTCTAATCAGTGCATCCTGGCTTGATGCGTTTCACGacggccaagccaggctgaggaggagcgactaggttgaGCCAGACTGAAGTAATTAAAAATTATAGCTGCAAGCAgtgttggacgggccctcgctcctctgcCCGCATCGGGGTTACTGGCGCACGCCAATCCACGTGACCCTGCATTTGCGCAACCGTCGGACACAGCGCGCACGGTGAGATGAGATGGTGCATTTCAAAAGTTTTACCAAGTGTAGGGGGTGGCGATAACCATCATCAATGacaaaggaactctctgctgagttcaatgatacctcacacaagactctaccttaaatgggtcaccagtcatgaaagggggcgtggcttaagcatacagggcgggccaaaccatcaccaatgacaaaggaactctctgctgagttcaatgatacctcacacaagaatCTACGATAAATGGGTCActagttatgaaagggggcgtggcttaagcttAGAGGGCGGGttaaaccatcaccaatgacaaaggaactctctgctgagttcaatgatatctcacacaagactctaccttaaacggttcaaaagccataaaaagcGGCATGGTTAATGTATAGGGGccagctcagtatcacatgtagaccacacattataagtttcatttaaatcggatgatgtttgtcatataaggctgatttcctgttgccaacgaggggcgctatgaccaaaagtaaatttTGGCCtatatatgtcctcaggcctggaccctggtcaatcgtgagaaatttcgggcagatatgacaatgtacactcaagttataacaacttctttgttcatcgataaatgctcaaaatggccgccatgccacgcccacaccgttagacgaaaaatgttgcttttaataacttttcatcgttgAGGTCTTTAGATGACGCAGACCGAAtctgaagttgatcggatgaaatctctccgagtagttcgttaaagtatagcacctatacatgcatttgtgggatgagcagcagcgctgagtatgtgggttgctaTGGAGCTAGAACAGTGACAGTAACCTGtggtattgaaaataaaaattggcattgaaacaacaaatattggcactgaaaaatgttgatttttttgttaatttgcaTAGGCTACTGGGAGAGACCGCAGCTCCACAGGAATCCTCACAGATCCGCGTGTTATAACCACATATCTGCAATGGCTTCCACAAGTTCACCTGGAACCTCCAAATCTCAAGTAAGTCTGTTTATCTCTGCCATTTTTTTTCACGTAGAAGCAGGCTGGTTTAGTGTTAACTTTAAATGTAGGCCTAAGCTGTGCTGTTTTGGCAGAGGTTAGaactgttctcttaatacatccatggttagcACATGTCAGCTAACTTGTGGCTAATTGTAGCTAAGTATCCCACCGGGGATGTCAATCTATCTTCTATGATCTAGTATTTATAGTAGCAGTAATTCCTGTCCTTTAGGAGTCCTAAGGCCAGTGTTATTGCTGGTGCACAAGGCTCGACTCGCTTGCATCTCTCACTAGCTccgtcatggatgtattaagacagtgtttctcaaacttttttcaatattgtaccccctttgaattgcttgtttaagccaagtaccccctgaccagtgcaaaacatttttggtagaaaa is drawn from Sander vitreus isolate 19-12246 chromosome 13, sanVit1, whole genome shotgun sequence and contains these coding sequences:
- the LOC144527476 gene encoding uncharacterized protein LOC144527476 yields the protein MGESSICQVRATVMLYDDNNKRWVPAGSDSPSFSRVQIYHNPVANTFRVVGRKLQADQRVVINCPIIKGIKYNQATPSFHQWRDPKQVWGLNFGNKEDAALFANSMMHALEVLSAPAGAGPQNGPSAHELEPQKRLERQRQEQQEKGHLEREWQSSAAAAAPAVPPASPAAPPTPPTPPPPSSGPCPPAPPPPSSGPCPPAPPPLPPGGMVPPAPPPPPAGGSGGGGGGGGNDLAAALAGAKLRKTVKDEGGAAAPSPKSASSSGGGGGGCLMGEMSAMLARRRKAADNPAANVEPHNEDSDSSISKFSGPGEINGKPKEKSATIPKPKSITNNQKDSSSSTSTSSSNSATTPVSRLKVVKKNSDGAGSDSDMERIKQEIIEEVKKELQKVKEQIITVLIQELQSAQLKGEDSERQRMDEEINE